In Haliscomenobacter hydrossis DSM 1100, the DNA window GAGGCCTTTTTTTTGTTTATACTCCACCCCGGTCGCCGAGCGAAGCCGAGGTGCCCGGGATGGGGTATAAACAAAAAAATCACCGATGGTACTTCTGCGTCAAAATATTGATGTTGCTCACCACGATTTGTCCCATCGTATAACACTTGTCAAAAATATCGTTTTTGTGGTGGTAAATCAGGTCTTCGCGCAGTTGCTGGATCTTTTCGGAGGGCGCGATATCGTCAGCCATCATGATCTGAAAGAACAAAGCGGTGCGATTGGGCTGCGTTTTCATCCGCACGGCCATCAAACTGCGTTCTTCGAGTTGGTATTGTAACACCGATTCTGGTGCCATGTTGTTGATTCCCAAAAAGATAATTGGGTTGTTTTCCTTAAAATACTGCGGAAGGTAAAAACTCTTGCGGCCTTCGTACGACTGTTGGTCAAAATCGATGGCCCGCATACGGTATTGGTTGCCTTCGATGTCGGGGGTAATGTCTACTACGTAATTGTACGAGCGCATGTCCCCCAAGAGTCGGGCAAAACAACGCTCGTTGAATTTTACAAACTCCTTGGCAATGCGGGTTTTGTTGAAGACCGATTCATTGAGGTGTTTTTTCATAAAATCATCGCCAGGCACCCCGGCAATGTGCTCCTCGATCAGCGTGCTGCCACTCACCATATATATCATCGTATTTGGCGAAAGTAAATCTTCCAATTCCAGGCCATAGACCCGCGAAGCATCGGCGCGTTTGACGTAAAAATGGTCGTAGTTGTCGTTGATGCGGTTGATGATGCGGATGCGGAAGGGTTTGGAATTCCCAAAGTTGCAATAGTCGATGCGGGCGATGGTGAGGTGGTCGAGCAATTCTACATTGCCATCCACCTTCAAGAGTGAATAGATGTATTTGAGCGCCTGAAAAATTTCCTTTTGTTCGTATTCCGGGTAATACACCGTCTCCCAAAGCGTATCATTGCCTTCCTGATCAATGAGGGGGATAGCAGTATTGTAGCGCAGCAAATCACTGTATTGCAGTGGCAAATCACTGGCGCGATTGTATTTGATCAGGTATTCCAACAACGGCTCTCTGATGGGGTAGACTTGTTTCTTTTGGGAGGGGACGTTTCCTTTCATGTGGGAGAGTTTGAGGGTTCGGGGGTTCGTAGTTCGAGGGTTCCAATCGGTCGCCGAGCGAAGCCGAGGTGCACGATTGGAACCCTCGAACGAACCCCTAAAGATTTGCGGCTCCCGTCTTAATCTCCTCCACTACTTCCGGATTCAGCAATGTAGAGACATCCCCCAGATTGGAGACATCGCCTTCGGCGACTTTACGGAGGATGCGGCGCATGATTTTCCCCGAACGCGTTTTGGGCAATCCACTGACAATTTGGATTTTATCCGGTTTGGCGATGGGGCCTATTTCTTTACTCACTACATCCATTACTTCTTTGCGGAATTTATCTTCGTCGCTGACGGGATCAGTCGTGATCACGTACGCATAAATGCCTTGTCCTTTGATGTCATGTGGATAACCTACTACTGCCGATTCGACTACACCCGGGTGCTGGTTGATGGCGTTTTCTACTTCAGCGGTACCCAGGCGATGCCCCGATACGTTGATGACATCGTCCACGCGGCCAATGATGCGGTAATAGCCATCCTTATCGCGCCTGGCACCATCGCCGGTGAAATACATCCCTTTGATGGGGCTAAAATAGGTTTGCCGACAACGCTCATGGTCACCGTAAGTAGTACGCAGGATGGATGGCCAGGGAAACTTCATACACAACAAACCCTCTACGTTGTTTCCTTCAATTTCTTTGCCCTCCGAGGTGGTGAGACAAGGTTGTACTCCCGGTAAGGGCAGGGTAGCGTAACATGGTTTGAGTGGTGTAATCCCGGCCAGTGGAGAGATCAGAATGCCTCCGGTTTCGGTTTGCCACCAGGTATCTACAATGGGCGCTTTGCTGTGTCCGATTTTTTCATGGTACCAGCGCCAGGCCTCCTCGTTGATGGGTTCGCCCACACTGCCGAGCACCTTGATGCTGGACAAGGAATGTTTTTCTACCCAGGAATCGCCTTGGGCTTGTAAGGCCCGAATGGCGGTAGGCGCGGTGTAAAAGTGGGTAACCTGGTGTTTGTCGCAAATTTCCCAAAACCGACCAGCATTGGGATACGTAGGTACCCCTTCAAACATAATCGAGGTCGCCCCGGCCAACAAAGGCCCGTACACGATGTAGGAATGCCCGGTGATCCAGCCAATGTCGGCGGTACACCAGTACATGTCGCCATCCTGGATTTGGAAAACATTGCGGAAACTGTAGCAGGTGTACACCATATAACCGCCACAGGTATGCACTACCCCCTTGGGTTTACCCGTCGAGCCGGAGGTGTAGAGGATGAACAACATGTCTTCGGAGTCCATTTCTGTGGCTGGGCATTCCGCAGATTGAGGGTTTACCTCGTCGTGCCACCACTTGTCGCGCCCGCTTTGCATGGGTATCATTTCGTTGGCACATTGGTACACCAGCACGGTTTTTACCGAATCACAACCCATATTCAAAGCCTCGTCTACCACTTTTTTTACCGGAATGTACTTGGCACCGCGACTATTGAAGTCAGACGTGATGACCATTTTGCATTCCGAGTCTTTGATGCGATCCGACAGTGAATGTGCCGAAAAACCGGCAAATACCACCGAATGAATCGCGCCGATGCGTGCAGACGCCAGGATACCGATGGCCAATTCAGGCACCATTGGCATGTAAAAGCACACCCGGTCTCCTTTTTGAATGCCGTTGGCTTTGAGTGCATTGGCCGCTTTGCATACTTCGGCGTGAAGTTGCCGATACGTGAAGCTGCGGTTGGGCGCCTCAGGGTCATTGGCTTCCCAGAGGATGGCTACTTGATCACCTCGCGTGGCCAGGTGCCGATCCAGGCAATTTTCGGTAATGTTGAGTTTTCCGCCTACGAACCAGTTGATGTCGGGGCCTTCAAAATTCCAGTCCAATACTTTACTCCAGGGCTTGCGCCACTGGAACGTTTCGGCTTGTTCGGCCCAAAATTCTTCGGGATGGTCCACTGCGCGTTGGTAAGCGGCATGGTATTCTTCAATACTGCGGATTTGTAAAGTCATGATGCAGGTTGTGGTTTGGTCGGTAAATTTAACCCCAAACCATGAACCCTCAAATTTTATCTGACAAAGATTTTTCCTGGAGGGGAATAGTCACCAAAACTTTTAAATAAATATAAAAATCACCATGTATTGATGGATTGTTTTATTATTTTTATGCAATAGAATTAATGAGCTGATAACAAAATATACGATCTCAATAAAACCATCAGCTATGCTCAAGAAAAGTACAATCGTCATTTTATTGCTTGGTATTTTAGTGTGTACCTGCACTTACCTCGACAACCAGGAATCTTTGATCGATCAGGTGCAGATCACCTGGGAGGTTCCCAATGATGTATCTGGTGGCTTGACCGGGAAAAACTTTGACCAGATTCAAAAAGCGGTCGACGCTTTTGCCTGGCAGGATTTTATTGCCATCAATTGGCCGGCGCTACCCGGATTTCCAGGACAGCCCGATACCACCAAATCCATTGCCGATGCGGGTCCCAGGGTGTGGGAAACCTGGAAGGAAACCAGCGAAGTGTATTTACCTGATGGTCGTCGCCCCTTGCCCTGGGGAAAAAGTATGGAAATTTCAGGGTTAAAAAAAGGCATCAAAGTATTGTCGCGCTGGAGCAAAGTGGATGAATTTTTGAACGATACCCTACAACCCACCAAAGCCAATGGTGCATTGCCAGGTACGCTGACCGACCAAAATGGAAATCTGGTGTATTACGAAATTCGACTCAACAAAATTCTTTTCGATTACATCTACCAAAAAGGATTCTACAATGCCCCCGTACAGGTACAAGCTCAATCCATCACTGCTCCCGCGGGATCAATGATCGTTAAGGCGGCCTGGCGGCAAGTCGACTCATCTGAAGCCCCAAATTTCCTGGTTGTAGACGCTTACATCAGTGACAACCCAGACCGCAGCAAAGCCAAATACCAACTCAAAAAGATGGGCTTAGTTGGTTTGCATGTGATGCGAAAAACACCGGATGCGCCCCAGTGGATCTGGTCGACGCATGAGCAGGTACAAAATGTAAGCAGCATTCACCCATCTTTTTATAACCCTGCTTGTAAAAATTGCCCGGTTAACGAGCAAACACAACCCGGAACGCCGAACCAGGTCAAAAGGACAACGGCTATACCGCTGGCGACCCAGAACCTGAATCAAATCGTGCAAAAATTATTGGGTTCTGCCAAACTGAGCCAATATGAGTTGGTTGGCGCCCAGTGGCCGGTACCTCCCGTAAACAGAGACAGCATTCCCTCAACGGTTTTTGAAGTGGTTCCCACTTTATTGGCCAACACCACCATGGAAACCTTCATTCAAGGTACTTCTTCTTGTATGGGCTGCCATGCCATGGCCCGAAATGTAAACCCCGATACCTTCATTTCAGCTGATTTTTCCTTTACCTTTGGCGATGCGAGACCTCAACTGGTTAACAAAGTTATTCCCCTTCCACCCTCCCAGAATGGCTCGATATACCCGCCCAACCAGTGGAAAAGTATTGTTTTGGGCTACCAGTTGGCCGCGAATACTTATGAATTGTTGCCCAAGTTTGTACCTACAGCCAAGTTGCATTGTGGAAGTTGTCACCTTGCGGTTGGGACCGACCCGCGTGCAGCCTGGTGGGTGGGCATGCGCGCGCCCAACAAATATCCTACCCTCAAAGACCTTACCCAGCGGATCAACAATTGTTTTACCAACAGCCTGAATGGAGTCGCGCTTTGTGCCGACACGGATACCACCAATACCAAGATGAATGCCATTATTGATTACATGGCCTGGCTAGATGTGCAGGCCAAAAAAGTCCCCGATCGTCCAGCGTCTCCTTATCCGTATATCCCACAAAATTTGACGGGAGATTCCTTGAGGGGTAAAGCCATATTTGTGCAAAAATGCGCCTTTTGTCACGGTAAGGATGGGCAAGGGCGTTATGGCAGCAATGTCTATTACCGCCCTGCTCTGTGGGGTTCACATTCGTTCAACAAGAGTGCTGGTTTCTATGCCTACCCCGAATTGATGGCGGCGTTCATTCATGGAAACATGCCCTTGGGCTCAGGGGTGAGCTTACGCCACAAGAAGCCTACGATCTGACCGCATTTATTCATGGAAAAAATAGGCCAGTGAAGAAATAAAGTTGAAGCGTTTGAGTACCCGGTCACCGAGCGAAGCCGAGGTGCGGGTAATCAAACCCTTCAACTTCCCCTCACTTATTGTTCTTCTTTTTTGCGGTAGGATTGGCTCGATCGTAAATGACATTTTTCTTGCCAGACAAAGGTTGGGGAGCAGGTGCTTCCTCAAGAATTTGGGTTTCCAGCTTATCGGAATAGACCAACTGGCCTTTGGCAATTTTAAAACTTTCATACGTGCCATCGGGAACGTTAACCGGACCGGATTTGTCATTGCCCTGGAAGGGAATCAAGTGGTCAAATACGATCATTTCCATGGCTGCATCCCAATTCATTTTTACACTGGTTTCAGCGCTGTATTCCAGCAATAATCGATTGACTGGCCCATCATTGTTGATCGTTTTTGGAAAAACGGGCGCACCAAACACCAGTTGATCATCTTTGAATGTCAAGACGTCAATGATTTTACGGCGTTTGAAAAAGGAATAGGTATCCAGGCCAAAAAGCAGGTATTGAGGCCCGGCTGGGGAGTTGAGTTTAACAATGTTGTAATAAATGACGCCATACCAATTGTCTGCACCAAGTACGGCTTGTTGCACATCTTCGATTTTGGCCGAACGATCCACCAGCGGATACATTTTTAGCTCCGGGCTATTCATTTGTACTACCCCATAATAATGATAGGTGTTATCGTCTACAAACAACTGCCAAGTGAAAATACGGAAAGTACTATCGGGGGCATACTGGATGGAGATTGGCTTTAAACGCTCAAATTTGTATTGGTAGGAATTGGTGACTTTTAAGGCCTTTTTGAGGGTTAGAATCATTTTCCTGGTGGCCGCAAAACGGCTCTCAGGCAGGGAGTCATTGATGATCAAAAAGGAAAGGATGCCCAGGGTATCTTCGTAAAGCTTTAGTTCCTTTTGGGCAGTACCACTCAATTTGGTTTTGCTTTGAGCTTGGCCTAATACTGGAATCAACAGGCTGAAAACGAGGAGGAAAAAGAGATTACGCATGGCTTGAATTGAAGATTATTTGCCTCCATAACGCCAGAATACTACTCAGTTATTGTACAGCAGCAACATACAGTTTTGTTAATAAAAAAAAAACGCTTCAGCCGATAAAGCTGAAGCGCGCTCAACAAACACTTAGTTACTTATGATACAAAACGCTAGGTCAGTAAACAACTAGACCGTATTGAGTTAAGGTTATAATGCATATTCATTGGCAGCAATCAACACATCGGCAAGCTCCCGACGGAGGGTTTTGACGTTTTGAGCAGGATACTTGGTAAACCTTTTCAATCCCATCAACATCGTGCGCAGCAAATCTCCTTCTGCAAATGACGCCAGAGCATCCGTGCCATTTTTATTCATGCGCAAGGTGGCATCGTGGATGAATACCTTTAAGATGGCATCGTATACTTCCTGTTTTACTTTGCCTTGCATACCGGCCAGTTTTTCAACCCGTAGCAACGTAGATTCGGCCAGAAATAGATCCGACAACATGTCGGCCACATTCATGATGATTTCCTGCTCGTTTTTCAGGTCGAGTTTGCCTTCCATCTGTAGTTTAGCTGCAGCACCGGCTACCATCAACACGGCCTTTTTGAAATCCTTTACCGCTTTCTTTTCTTCAGCATAAAGCCCTTCTTCTTTTTCGAAGCTGGGCATGGAAGCCAATTCCTTTTGTACCTGCCAGGCTGGCCCAACAATGTCCAACGCACCTTTCATGGCCCGTTTGAGCAACATGTCGATGCTCAGCAAACGGTTGATTTCGTTGGTGCCTTCGTAGATGCGGTTGATGCGGGCATCGCGGTAGGCGCGGGCGGCGGTGCCTTCTTCCGAAAAGCCCATGCCACCGTGTACTTGCAGGGTTTCGTCCACTACGTAATCGAGTGCCTCAGAACCCGTAACTTTCAGGATTGAGCACTCGATGGCGTACTCCTCAGCAGCCTTGAGTTCTGCTTCACCAAAGCTGGCCCCATTGGCCTCAAATTCCTGCTTCTTCAATTCCATCAGGTTGGATACGCGGAATAAGGCGGACTCGGTAGAAAAGATACGAATGGCTTGTTCAGCCAATTTGTATTGAATGGCGCCAAAACTGGAGATGGGCACCCCAAATTGAATGCGCTCATTGGCATACCGGATGGCGGTAGTGACGCTGTATTTCGCACCACCCAGGCTTAGCGCGCACAATTTGAAACGACCCGTATTCAAAGCATTGAAGGCAATGAGGTGGCCTTTGCCTATTTTACCCAAAACATTCTCTACCGGTACGGGGGTATTTTCAAAAAACACCTGGCGGGTAGAAGAGCCTTTGATGCCCAATTTCTTTTCCTCTGCACCCAATGTCAGGCCAGCAGAGTCGCGCTCAACGATAAAGCCAGTGAATTTGTCGCCGTCAATTTTGGCAAAAACGATGAAAAGATCGGCAAATCCCGCGTTGGAGATCCACATCTTTTGCCCGTTGAAGAGGTAATTTTTGCCATCGGCAGAAAGGTCGGCGCGGGTTTTGGCCGCCAGTGCATCCGAACCAGAACCAGGCTCGGTGAGGCAATACGCCGCTTTCAATTCGCCATTTATCAAGCGGGGCAGGTATTTGTCTTTTTGTTCTTCGGTGCCGAAATACAGGATTGGCAACATCCCGATGCCGATGTGCGCCGCATACGAAACCGTAAAGGCTCCGGCTGGCCCCAGGGCATCTCCGATGAGGGTATTGGTATTGGTGTCCAATTGCATACCGCCGTATACCTCGGGCATATGGGTTCCCAAGAGCCCTAAAGCCGCCATTTTTTCGAGCAAACGTGGCGAAATATTGTCTTCCTGATGCTCTATTTTTTCCGAATTAGGGAGAATTTCATTGTGCAAAAAGTCGCGAACCATCTCGCGGATCATCATTTGTTCCTCATTCAGCTCTTCAGGGATAAATATGTCTTCTGCCCGGGAGTCTTTGATCAAAAATTCACCCCCTTGAAGCGCGGTTTTGCTGAGTACTGCTTCCATAACTATATTGTGTTTGTTTGTTTTAATGAACTTCTAGCGAAAATTCGCTACAAAATTAATGGCTTTATTCGAGATTGTAAAGACATGGCTTGGTTTTTTTAGCGAAAATTCGCTAAAATTTAAATTTTTGACAAAAAAATTAAATTTGATACCGCTTCGTTAGATGCTTATTGACTGAAAACCTAA includes these proteins:
- the acs gene encoding acetate--CoA ligase encodes the protein MTLQIRSIEEYHAAYQRAVDHPEEFWAEQAETFQWRKPWSKVLDWNFEGPDINWFVGGKLNITENCLDRHLATRGDQVAILWEANDPEAPNRSFTYRQLHAEVCKAANALKANGIQKGDRVCFYMPMVPELAIGILASARIGAIHSVVFAGFSAHSLSDRIKDSECKMVITSDFNSRGAKYIPVKKVVDEALNMGCDSVKTVLVYQCANEMIPMQSGRDKWWHDEVNPQSAECPATEMDSEDMLFILYTSGSTGKPKGVVHTCGGYMVYTCYSFRNVFQIQDGDMYWCTADIGWITGHSYIVYGPLLAGATSIMFEGVPTYPNAGRFWEICDKHQVTHFYTAPTAIRALQAQGDSWVEKHSLSSIKVLGSVGEPINEEAWRWYHEKIGHSKAPIVDTWWQTETGGILISPLAGITPLKPCYATLPLPGVQPCLTTSEGKEIEGNNVEGLLCMKFPWPSILRTTYGDHERCRQTYFSPIKGMYFTGDGARRDKDGYYRIIGRVDDVINVSGHRLGTAEVENAINQHPGVVESAVVGYPHDIKGQGIYAYVITTDPVSDEDKFRKEVMDVVSKEIGPIAKPDKIQIVSGLPKTRSGKIMRRILRKVAEGDVSNLGDVSTLLNPEVVEEIKTGAANL
- a CDS encoding c-type cytochrome — its product is MLKKSTIVILLLGILVCTCTYLDNQESLIDQVQITWEVPNDVSGGLTGKNFDQIQKAVDAFAWQDFIAINWPALPGFPGQPDTTKSIADAGPRVWETWKETSEVYLPDGRRPLPWGKSMEISGLKKGIKVLSRWSKVDEFLNDTLQPTKANGALPGTLTDQNGNLVYYEIRLNKILFDYIYQKGFYNAPVQVQAQSITAPAGSMIVKAAWRQVDSSEAPNFLVVDAYISDNPDRSKAKYQLKKMGLVGLHVMRKTPDAPQWIWSTHEQVQNVSSIHPSFYNPACKNCPVNEQTQPGTPNQVKRTTAIPLATQNLNQIVQKLLGSAKLSQYELVGAQWPVPPVNRDSIPSTVFEVVPTLLANTTMETFIQGTSSCMGCHAMARNVNPDTFISADFSFTFGDARPQLVNKVIPLPPSQNGSIYPPNQWKSIVLGYQLAANTYELLPKFVPTAKLHCGSCHLAVGTDPRAAWWVGMRAPNKYPTLKDLTQRINNCFTNSLNGVALCADTDTTNTKMNAIIDYMAWLDVQAKKVPDRPASPYPYIPQNLTGDSLRGKAIFVQKCAFCHGKDGQGRYGSNVYYRPALWGSHSFNKSAGFYAYPELMAAFIHGNMPLGSGVSLRHKKPTI
- a CDS encoding acyl-CoA dehydrogenase family protein; translation: MEAVLSKTALQGGEFLIKDSRAEDIFIPEELNEEQMMIREMVRDFLHNEILPNSEKIEHQEDNISPRLLEKMAALGLLGTHMPEVYGGMQLDTNTNTLIGDALGPAGAFTVSYAAHIGIGMLPILYFGTEEQKDKYLPRLINGELKAAYCLTEPGSGSDALAAKTRADLSADGKNYLFNGQKMWISNAGFADLFIVFAKIDGDKFTGFIVERDSAGLTLGAEEKKLGIKGSSTRQVFFENTPVPVENVLGKIGKGHLIAFNALNTGRFKLCALSLGGAKYSVTTAIRYANERIQFGVPISSFGAIQYKLAEQAIRIFSTESALFRVSNLMELKKQEFEANGASFGEAELKAAEEYAIECSILKVTGSEALDYVVDETLQVHGGMGFSEEGTAARAYRDARINRIYEGTNEINRLLSIDMLLKRAMKGALDIVGPAWQVQKELASMPSFEKEEGLYAEEKKAVKDFKKAVLMVAGAAAKLQMEGKLDLKNEQEIIMNVADMLSDLFLAESTLLRVEKLAGMQGKVKQEVYDAILKVFIHDATLRMNKNGTDALASFAEGDLLRTMLMGLKRFTKYPAQNVKTLRRELADVLIAANEYAL